CCCATGTAAAAGCAGTGAGAAAAAGATTGAGAAAAGGCTTAAACTCAAGATTCCCATTATTATATCTCTTTCTAGCATCATCATACTTGTTGCATTTGTAACTGTTATTGTCCGGTTCCTCTTCAAACAAAAGTCTATAAATTCCATCACTGATGCAACAAGCACACAAAAAAATGGAGATATATTTTCCATATGGAACTACGACGGGACGATTGCATACAGCGACATCATGGAAGCTACAGAAGAATTTGACATCAAATATTGCATTGGCACTGGAGGTTATGGGAGTGTTTACGTAGCAATGCTACCTACAGGAAAAGTAGTAGCTGTGAAAAAGCTTCATCGCATAGAAGCTGAAGAGAAAGCCTATGAGAATAGCTTTACTAATGAGATACATGTATTAACAAGAATACGGCATCGAAACATTGTGAAACTTTATGGATTTTGCTCCCATCNNNNNNNNNNNNNNNNNNNNCAAGTTGCCTTCTTCACTAGCTAATCTTACCAGTTTACTTGAGTTGGATGTGTCTGGCAATGAAATAAGTGGTGAAATCCCTCCTACCATAGGTAAGTTGAGCAACCTCAACTTCCtctgcctctctcaaaactggaTCAATGGCTCAATACCTCCAGAGATAGGAGACCTCAAAAATCTCAATCAGTTGGACCTAGAAGGTAACATGCTTTCTGGTTCAATACCTACACAGATTGGGAATTTGAATAATCTCACTGAGTTAGACCTAAGTTATAATGAGTTTACTGGTTCAATACCTTCACAGATATGGAATTTAAGAAATCTAGAAAGATTGGAACTAGGAAGTAACTTGCTTTCTGGTTCAATACCTACACAGATTGGGACTTTGAGAAATCTAAGTGAATTAGACCTAAGTCATAATGAGTTTACTGGTTCAATCCCAGATTTGGGATGGCTGACTCTACTTAATCTTTCGTACAACAAGCTAAGTGGTTCAATACCTGCACAGATTGGGAGTTTGAGAAATCTAAGTGAATTACACCTAAGTAATAATGAGTTTACTGGTTCAATCCCTATAGAAATTGGCGATTTGGGATGGCTGACGCTACTTGATCTTTCGTACAACAAGCTAAGTGGTTCAATACCTACACAGATTGGGAGTTTGAGAAATCTAAGTGAATTAGACCTAAGTCATAATGAGTTTACTGGTTCAATCCCAGATTTGGGATGGCTGACTCTACTTAATCTTTCGTACAACAAGCTAAGTGGTTCAATACCTGCACAGATTGGGAGTTTGAGAAATCTGAATGAATTAGACTTAAGTAATAATGAGTTTACTGGTTCAATCCCTATAGAAATTGGAGATTTGGGACGGCTGACGCTACTTGATCTTTCGTACAACAAGCTAAGTGGTTCAATACCTACACAGATTGGGAATTTGAGAGATCTAAATGAGTTAGACCTAAGTGGAAATCAGTTTACTGGTTCAATTCCGATGGAAATTGGAGATTTAGTACTTCTGACGCGACTTTATCTTGCACACAACAATCTAAGTGGTTTAATCCCTACACAGATGGGGAAACTCCATTTTGATTCCTTGGATTTGGATATGAGCTACAATGATTTGGAGGGTCCTGTTCCGTATGAAATAGCTTTGGAAACTCTTCCAGAAAAATGGAATAATAACAAAGGTTTGTGTAGTAATTATTGGAAGCTCCCATGTAAAAGCAGTGAGAAAAAGATTGAGAAAAGGCTTAAACTCAAGATTCCCATTATTATATCTCTTTCTAGCATCATCATACTTGTTGCATTTGTAACTGTTATTGTCAGGTTCCTCTTCAAACAAAAGTCAATAAATTCCATCACTGATGCAACAAGAACACAAAAAAATGGAGATATATTTTCCATATGGAACTACGACGGGACGATTGCATACAGCGACATCATGGAAGCTACAGAAGAATTTGACATCAAATATTGCATTGGCACTGGAGGTTATGGGAGTGTTTACGTAGCAATGCTACCTACAGGAAAAGTAGTAGCTGTGAAAAAGCTTCATCGCATAGAAGCTGAAGAGAAAGCCTATGAGAATAGCTTTACTAATGAGATACATGTATTAACAAGAATACGGCATCGAAACATTGTGAAACTTTATGGATTTTGCTCCCATCCAAGGTGTAATTTTTTAGTTTATGAATATATAGAAAGAGGAAGCTTAGCTTATGTTCtgggaaatgaagaagaagctctGGAATTGGATTGGAGGAAACGTATAAAGGTCATCAAAGGGATCGCTCATGCTTTGTCATACTTGCATCATGATTGCACACCACCATTGATTCATCGGGACATATCGAGCAACAATGTCTTGTTGGATGCGGATCTCGAACCTCATGTTGCTGACTTTGGAACTTCTAGATTTCTAAATCCTAATTCATCCAACCGCACTATACTTGCAGGCACATATGGATATATTGCCCCAGGTAAGTAACcatatcttcttcctttttccataCTTATAATTCTAAGAACATTGTTATTGTTTGAATCATTCAATCAATTTCACCcaaaaattcaagaattttCCATGTGGATGGGCACACAAAAGCTCACATTAAGGCAAGgcataagtttgactgaagcccACCTAAATGAACCTAGTACGCTAGAATTAATTGGTCTAGTAACTGAAACCAAACTTTAGCCTGATAGAGTTATGGGCCAAGAAATCTTTCTCGGCAGCTACTGTGAGCTGCTAGCTAGGAATCAGCTCAGTCAGGTAATCAGGTTTAAGTGCCCACAACGGTCTATGCCCAAAACTGTAAACTTTATTACATCTAATCCATATAATTTGTTTTTCCTGATTTTCCTTAAATTTCTagtattttcaatttttcattaaattatttattatgtCACAAGTCGACTATGAAGCTTAGATAGTTATGATTTAAGCTATATATGTGCCATTATTGCTTACCTCATTTATGTTCCAAAAACAAAGTGGGGTCGGTTAGATGTTCCACAAGGcaccaacaaaaataaaagtgatccCTTTATAAATTAgtactatatttttttatgaaatattttaatattgaaAATGTAACAGTTAACCTTCCTAGCCCCACAAAGAAATccaactggaaaaaaaaatctacaaacaTTCTAACAAGATTACCAAGAAATTGATTCCTCTCTTGAGTTTCTTATCCCTCTTGCCGATTAATGTTGGCTCTGTAATCTCTTTTTTGTGATAGCATTTTTGTTCAACTACTAAAAAACTGCTATATATTATTGTCAAATATTACatatttcttgaaatagtaaTTTGAATGAATTCATAAGATTATATGATGAatatgattttctctctccacctccccccccccttcagaGCTTGCTTATACAATGGTTGTGACGGAAAAATGCGATGTTTATAGCTTTGGGGTATTGACACTAGAGACAATTATGGGAAGGCATCCAGGCGAACTCATCTCTTCCTTATCATCGTTGTCAAGAGAAAAAGATATAACACTTGAGGATGTGTTAGATCCACGTCTCCCACCACCAGCACAATTGGTAGCACGAGATCTGACTTTCTCAATGATGCTTGGAATTGCATGCTTGCGTAGCAATCCAAAATCTCGTCCATCTATGCAATACGTGTCTCTGGAACTAGGAAATCCTATGAACCCTGATTGCAACACTTCCACACAAGTTCATTGTGGTTAggcatttcaaaataaaatcaaatccatAGAGTTTCAAGTAAGTGGATCTCACTTTGCTCCGGTGTTTTCTTGCTGTATTTAAGGTATTGTTAGTTTCTTTCTTAGATTGaacctctttttttcttaatgtaTTCTTATGTTGAACCTTTAAGCACATTGTttcttgaatttaaataaaagttATTTAGAATGGATTATGATTTACTGCAACTAAGTATGTCATTATAAAATCTTCTTATACAAATAGCTATTTTATCCCTTCTTGAATTATATGATCATTCTCGACCAAGAATGCTTatattccaaatcaaatgaccaaGATTGATTATATTC
This Macadamia integrifolia cultivar HAES 741 chromosome 10, SCU_Mint_v3, whole genome shotgun sequence DNA region includes the following protein-coding sequences:
- the LOC122092409 gene encoding probable leucine-rich repeat receptor-like protein kinase At1g35710; the protein is MLSGSIPTQIGNLNNLTELDLSYNEFTGSIPSQIWNLRNLERLELGSNLLSGSIPTQIGTLRNLSELDLSHNEFTGSIPDLGWLTLLNLSYNKLSGSIPAQIGSLRNLSELHLSNNEFTGSIPIEIGDLGWLTLLDLSYNKLSGSIPTQIGSLRNLSELDLSHNEFTGSIPDLGWLTLLNLSYNKLSGSIPAQIGSLRNLNELDLSNNEFTGSIPIEIGDLGRLTLLDLSYNKLSGSIPTQIGNLRDLNELDLSGNQFTGSIPMEIGDLVLLTRLYLAHNNLSGLIPTQMGKLHFDSLDLDMSYNDLEGPVPYEIALETLPEKWNNNKGLCSNYWKLPCKSSEKKIEKRLKLKIPIIISLSSIIILVAFVTVIVRFLFKQKSINSITDATRTQKNGDIFSIWNYDGTIAYSDIMEATEEFDIKYCIGTGGYGSVYVAMLPTGKVVAVKKLHRIEAEEKAYENSFTNEIHVLTRIRHRNIVKLYGFCSHPRCNFLVYEYIERGSLAYVLGNEEEALELDWRKRIKVIKGIAHALSYLHHDCTPPLIHRDISSNNVLLDADLEPHVADFGTSRFLNPNSSNRTILAGTYGYIAPELAYTMVVTEKCDVYSFGVLTLETIMGRHPGELISSLSSLSREKDITLEDVLDPRLPPPAQLVARDLTFSMMLGIACLRSNPKSRPSMQYVSLELGNPMNPDCNTSTQVHCG